One genomic segment of Caldimonas brevitalea includes these proteins:
- a CDS encoding glutathione S-transferase yields the protein MLLIGMLDSPYVRRVAISLQRLGVPFEHRSLSVFRTFEQFQQINPVVKAPTLVCDDGTVLMDSTLILDYAECLAAPGRSLMPADLSRRPAALRRIGLALAACEKSVQIVYERELRPAEKAHAPWVSRVTGQLHAAYAALEAEYAAGSSAAADGGIDQAGITTAVAWTFTQRMLPGIVPAEAHPALHAHAERAEQLPEFQAAPHGDSTYRASA from the coding sequence ATGCTGCTCATCGGTATGCTCGACTCGCCTTATGTGCGTCGGGTCGCCATTTCGCTGCAACGGCTCGGCGTGCCCTTCGAGCACCGCAGCCTGTCGGTGTTTCGCACCTTCGAGCAGTTCCAGCAGATCAACCCGGTGGTCAAGGCGCCGACACTGGTCTGCGACGACGGCACCGTGTTGATGGACTCGACGCTGATCCTCGACTACGCCGAATGCCTGGCTGCGCCGGGTCGGTCGCTGATGCCGGCCGACCTGAGCCGACGCCCCGCTGCCTTGCGCCGCATCGGCCTGGCGCTGGCGGCCTGCGAGAAAAGCGTGCAGATCGTCTACGAGCGTGAACTGCGCCCGGCCGAGAAGGCGCACGCACCATGGGTGTCGCGCGTCACCGGCCAGTTGCACGCCGCCTATGCGGCGCTCGAAGCCGAATACGCCGCGGGCTCGTCGGCCGCGGCTGACGGTGGGATCGACCAGGCCGGCATCACCACCGCCGTCGCCTGGACCTTCACCCAGCGTATGTTGCCGGGGATCGTGCCGGCCGAGGCGCACCCGGCACTGCACGCACATGCCGAGCGGGCCGAGCAACTGCCCGAGTTCCAGGCCGCCCCGCACGGCGACAGCACCTACCGCGCGTCGGCCTGA
- a CDS encoding MipA/OmpV family protein, with protein sequence MSLARLSAPAIAVWLGAVLLPLASAAQTMVRPSPATSPATQKNWSVMLGVGATWTPDYQGSEDHSTSAIPLLHATVKTSIGRFGLGDIPGPRGPFVTYTFHESAQWSLGVGMGREPGRRERDASGSTPGSETLRGMGEIDSATAYGLFAIYRLEGWRLTGVWRGVSRSDGHGGRLADVQLSYTLPAIGRLVPEVSGGFTWADDRYMQSLFGVSAEQSARSGYAVYSAGSGVRDYSATLGARYRVTPEVVLLGRLGVSRLAGDAANSPIVQDKVQPSALLGVAYQW encoded by the coding sequence ATGTCGCTCGCCCGCCTCAGCGCGCCCGCCATCGCCGTTTGGCTCGGGGCCGTGCTGCTGCCGCTCGCCAGCGCGGCCCAGACCATGGTCCGCCCGAGCCCTGCTACCAGCCCTGCCACCCAGAAGAACTGGAGCGTGATGCTGGGCGTGGGCGCGACCTGGACGCCGGACTACCAGGGCAGCGAGGACCATTCCACCTCGGCCATACCCTTGCTGCACGCCACCGTGAAGACGTCGATCGGGCGCTTCGGCCTGGGCGACATCCCCGGCCCGCGTGGCCCCTTCGTGACCTACACCTTCCACGAAAGCGCGCAGTGGTCGTTGGGCGTGGGGATGGGGCGCGAGCCCGGACGCCGCGAACGCGACGCGAGCGGCTCGACGCCCGGCAGCGAAACGCTGCGCGGTATGGGAGAGATCGACTCGGCGACCGCCTACGGCCTGTTCGCCATCTATCGGCTGGAGGGCTGGCGATTGACCGGCGTCTGGCGCGGCGTGTCGCGCAGCGACGGCCATGGGGGCCGCCTCGCCGACGTCCAGCTGAGCTACACCTTGCCGGCGATCGGCCGTCTGGTGCCGGAGGTCAGCGGCGGGTTCACCTGGGCCGATGACCGCTACATGCAAAGCCTGTTCGGCGTCTCCGCCGAACAATCGGCCCGCAGTGGCTACGCGGTCTATTCCGCCGGGTCTGGCGTCAGGGATTATTCGGCGACGCTGGGCGCGCGCTACCGCGTGACGCCCGAGGTGGTGCTGCTCGGGCGCTTGGGCGTCAGCCGTCTCGCCGGCGACGCGGCGAACAGCCCCATCGTGCAAGACAAGGTCCAACCGTCGGCTCTGCTGGGCGTCGCCTACCAGTGGTGA
- a CDS encoding VOC family protein gives MQQVQPYLFFDGRCEEAAEFYRSALGAEITSLLRFKDAPPPKGDTPPSAEGCGAMTAPPDKVMHMSMRIGSTELMASDGQCVGQPNFQGFSLSIQASDAEEAERLFGALADGGQVQMPLGPTFFASRFGMVADRFGVSWMVLTQP, from the coding sequence ATGCAACAAGTCCAGCCCTATCTGTTTTTCGACGGCCGCTGCGAAGAGGCGGCCGAGTTCTATCGCAGCGCGCTCGGTGCCGAGATCACCTCGCTGCTGCGCTTCAAGGACGCGCCGCCGCCCAAAGGCGACACACCACCGTCGGCAGAGGGCTGCGGCGCAATGACCGCGCCTCCCGACAAGGTCATGCACATGTCGATGCGCATCGGCAGCACCGAGCTGATGGCGTCGGACGGTCAGTGTGTCGGGCAACCCAACTTCCAGGGCTTTTCGCTGTCGATCCAGGCCTCGGACGCGGAGGAGGCCGAGCGGCTGTTCGGGGCCCTGGCCGACGGCGGGCAGGTGCAGATGCCGCTCGGGCCGACATTCTTCGCGTCGCGTTTCGGCATGGTGGCCGACCGCTTCGGGGTATCGTGGATGGTCCTCACGCAACCCTGA
- a CDS encoding alpha/beta hydrolase family protein, producing the protein MPTHDDTLDIEVDGEHIAGTLVSPATRVPGVLFVHGWGGSQEQYLARAREIAALGCICLTFDLRGHAGTQPQRETVSRENNLRDVLAAYDVLARRPGVDPSAIAVIGSSYGGYLSAILTTQRPVKWLALRVPALYIDTGWEVPKLQLHKDQDLDAYRRSFVEAADNRALRACAAFRGDVLLVESELDTVVPHPVIASYREASIHARSLTYRVIEGADHGLSETVAQRAYTSLLVNWFSEMVFGARQGTGASPAGVSGNSVPEAPPTPG; encoded by the coding sequence ATGCCCACCCATGACGACACTCTCGACATCGAGGTCGACGGCGAACACATTGCCGGCACCCTCGTCTCCCCCGCCACCCGGGTGCCCGGCGTGCTGTTCGTGCATGGCTGGGGCGGCAGCCAGGAGCAGTACCTGGCCCGGGCGCGCGAGATCGCGGCACTCGGCTGCATCTGCCTGACCTTCGACCTGCGCGGCCACGCCGGCACGCAGCCGCAACGCGAGACCGTCTCGCGCGAGAACAACCTGCGCGACGTGCTGGCCGCCTATGACGTGCTGGCCCGTCGCCCCGGCGTCGACCCGTCGGCGATCGCGGTGATCGGCAGCAGCTATGGCGGCTACCTGTCGGCCATCCTGACCACCCAGCGCCCGGTCAAGTGGCTGGCGCTGCGGGTGCCGGCGCTCTACATCGACACCGGCTGGGAAGTGCCCAAGCTGCAGTTGCACAAGGACCAGGACCTCGACGCCTATCGCCGCAGCTTCGTGGAGGCGGCCGACAACCGCGCCTTGCGCGCGTGTGCGGCCTTTCGTGGTGACGTGCTGCTGGTCGAGTCCGAACTCGACACCGTGGTGCCCCACCCAGTCATCGCCAGCTACCGCGAAGCCAGCATCCATGCCCGCTCGCTCACCTACCGGGTGATCGAGGGCGCCGACCACGGTTTGTCCGAGACGGTGGCACAGCGCGCCTACACGTCCTTGCTGGTCAACTGGTTCTCGGAGATGGTGTTCGGGGCTCGCCAGGGCACCGGCGCGTCGCCAGCCGGCGTGTCCGGCAACAGCGTGCCGGAGGCACCGCCGACACCGGGGTGA
- a CDS encoding substrate-binding domain-containing protein, whose product MLTSPDGEWLLGWRRQARRWTGRVALAAAGVAWTASAQGAGEVRGEVRVAHIYSQTGPLEAYGRQTAIGFRLGLEYATGGTMTVASKRLAVVEHDDKGQPELGRALLAAAYSTGKADLAVGPTSSAVALAMLPVAAEHRKILIVEPAAADAITGERWNRYVFRTGRNSSQDAIANAIALDRPGLKLATLAQDSPFGRDGVRAFRAAIRRGQVVHEEYLPANTEDFTSAAQRLAERLQDQPGRKVVWVLWAGTGNPYSMADADLRQRGIELSTGGNTFEGMRQFNRLPGMQGATHYYYAFSRSRPNLWLVNQHFLRYQQPPDLFTAGGFAAAMAVVSALQRTGGGTEAQQLIRVMEGMSFDTPKGTMTLRREDHQALQSMYHFRVAAGASAGQVPDLRLVREIPAEDIAVPVRNRR is encoded by the coding sequence ATGCTCACATCGCCGGATGGGGAGTGGCTGCTGGGCTGGCGCCGACAGGCCCGCAGGTGGACGGGGCGGGTCGCGCTGGCGGCGGCGGGGGTGGCGTGGACCGCGTCGGCCCAGGGCGCGGGTGAGGTGCGGGGTGAGGTGCGTGTGGCGCACATCTACAGCCAGACCGGGCCGCTCGAGGCCTACGGCCGACAGACCGCGATCGGCTTCAGGCTGGGGCTGGAATACGCCACCGGCGGCACGATGACGGTCGCGAGCAAGCGTCTGGCGGTGGTGGAGCACGACGACAAGGGCCAACCGGAGCTGGGCCGGGCCTTGCTCGCGGCGGCCTACAGCACCGGCAAGGCCGACCTCGCGGTCGGCCCCACCTCGTCGGCGGTGGCGCTGGCGATGCTGCCGGTGGCCGCCGAACACCGCAAGATCCTCATCGTCGAGCCGGCGGCAGCCGATGCCATCACCGGCGAGCGGTGGAACCGCTACGTCTTCCGCACCGGCCGCAACAGCTCGCAAGACGCCATCGCCAATGCGATCGCGCTCGACCGGCCTGGCCTCAAACTGGCCACGCTGGCGCAGGACTCGCCGTTCGGCCGCGACGGCGTGCGTGCCTTCCGCGCCGCCATCCGGCGCGGCCAAGTGGTGCACGAGGAATACCTGCCGGCAAACACCGAGGACTTCACGTCGGCCGCGCAGCGTTTGGCCGAGCGCCTTCAGGATCAGCCGGGCCGCAAGGTGGTATGGGTGCTCTGGGCCGGCACCGGCAACCCCTACTCGATGGCCGACGCCGACCTGCGGCAGCGCGGCATCGAACTCTCGACCGGCGGCAACACCTTCGAGGGCATGCGGCAGTTCAACCGGCTGCCGGGCATGCAGGGCGCCACCCATTACTACTACGCCTTCTCACGCTCGCGGCCCAATCTGTGGCTCGTCAACCAGCACTTCCTGCGCTACCAACAGCCGCCCGACCTGTTCACGGCCGGCGGGTTTGCTGCGGCGATGGCGGTGGTGAGCGCCTTGCAGCGCACCGGCGGCGGCACCGAGGCGCAACAACTGATCCGCGTCATGGAGGGCATGAGCTTCGACACACCCAAAGGCACGATGACCTTGCGCCGCGAAGACCACCAGGCCCTGCAGTCGATGTACCACTTCCGGGTCGCGGCAGGCGCGAGCGCAGGGCAGGTGCCCGATTTGCGCCTGGTGCGCGAGATCCCGGCCGAGGACATCGCGGTGCCGGTGCGCAACCGGCGCTGA
- a CDS encoding NADPH-dependent FMN reductase, with protein sequence MTQKMTEVAVLVGSLRRASLNRKLALALRDLAPEGLKLDIVEIGDLPMYNQDLDEAPPEAWVAFRERIAHSDAVLFVTPEYNRSVPAVLKNAIDVGSRPYGHSVWNGKPGAIVSASPGAIGGFGANHHLRQSLVFLNVPTLQQPEAYLGGADRLFDEQGRIANPDTAAFLTGFLQAFERWARTNPRL encoded by the coding sequence ATGACCCAAAAAATGACCGAGGTCGCAGTGCTCGTCGGCAGCTTGCGCCGTGCGTCGCTGAACCGCAAGCTGGCCCTCGCGTTGCGCGACCTCGCGCCCGAGGGCTTGAAGCTCGACATCGTCGAGATCGGCGACCTGCCGATGTACAACCAGGACCTGGATGAAGCGCCCCCGGAGGCCTGGGTCGCGTTCCGCGAACGCATCGCCCACAGCGACGCGGTGCTGTTCGTCACGCCGGAGTACAACCGGTCGGTGCCAGCCGTCCTCAAGAACGCGATCGACGTCGGCTCGCGCCCCTACGGCCACAGCGTCTGGAACGGCAAGCCGGGCGCGATCGTCTCCGCCTCGCCCGGCGCCATCGGCGGCTTCGGCGCCAACCACCACCTGCGCCAGTCGCTGGTGTTCCTCAACGTGCCCACGCTGCAGCAGCCCGAAGCCTATCTCGGCGGCGCCGACCGACTGTTCGACGAGCAGGGCCGGATTGCCAACCCGGACACCGCGGCTTTCCTCACGGGCTTTCTGCAGGCCTTCGAGCGCTGGGCGAGAACCAACCCGCGGCTGTGA
- a CDS encoding thioredoxin fold domain-containing protein gives MTEFRRRSLLLAAVLAVAALGGCSRSGSGDAADGQRSAAAAPAVSPEAAYGLAAGGSGVQVGQLMAANTVYVFFDPQCPHCASLWQASKPLLGKLKMVWVPVELMGAESGKLGAAILASPQPVEALERHESLVSQRAPLTAPPADEGARAKIAANTELFGKLGAESVPTLYFRHAKSGQYGSHSGTVSTEQLKAMVGL, from the coding sequence ATGACTGAATTCAGACGCAGAAGCTTGCTGCTGGCCGCCGTGCTGGCCGTTGCCGCCCTCGGCGGTTGTTCTCGCTCCGGCAGTGGCGACGCCGCCGATGGGCAGCGTTCGGCGGCCGCCGCGCCGGCCGTCAGCCCCGAGGCCGCCTATGGGCTGGCGGCGGGCGGCAGCGGGGTGCAGGTCGGGCAGCTGATGGCGGCCAATACCGTGTATGTGTTCTTCGACCCCCAGTGCCCCCACTGCGCCAGCTTGTGGCAGGCATCGAAGCCCTTGCTGGGCAAGCTCAAGATGGTGTGGGTGCCGGTCGAACTGATGGGGGCCGAATCGGGGAAGTTGGGTGCTGCCATCCTCGCGTCACCCCAGCCGGTCGAGGCCCTGGAGCGTCACGAGTCGTTGGTGAGCCAGCGCGCGCCGCTGACGGCGCCGCCCGCCGACGAAGGTGCGCGCGCCAAGATCGCGGCCAACACCGAGCTGTTCGGGAAGCTCGGCGCCGAGAGTGTGCCGACCTTGTACTTCCGCCATGCCAAGAGCGGGCAGTACGGTTCGCACTCCGGCACCGTGTCGACCGAGCAACTGAAGGCCATGGTCGGTCTTTGA
- a CDS encoding S8 family serine peptidase — translation MKLKQQVERLLDEHRQRTLSVIVQGRPQGLRETLARAAEEALQRRALTSATDLLPPHVKEREQRRRARTAAQYAASVDELRRAGSAAIEPLQAAAFLTGSRLARRSDSAGRPRPLPLAGAAALEIDRDDLAQLPQQLPEALAVFANRHIPLPPRLRAKTLPPEVERVVTHAWGLEACGALACWGAFNARGQGTKVAVLDTGVEASHPDLRGKVAKFAEFDSKSGLVREGVEHAWDADGHGTHVCGTIAGGRASGRWIGVAPETRLLVAKVLGRSGGTDEQILKGMEWAVANGADVINMSLGGLSFDPGVFDTYTAAIVAARAAGVPVVAAIGNDGAQTSGSPGNDYFALAVGAMDVRHRVAAFSAGRTQVVESSDAIDPKYLPLVYAKPDLAAPGVQVYSCIGKAKWEHLNGTSMATPHVAGAMALLLSRTTATKKAGADLHALAGSDRSDTLMQLLIGSVVDRGENGQDHRYGHGQLAVLSAYGHAVDRGYLPPP, via the coding sequence TTGAAGCTCAAGCAACAGGTCGAGCGCTTGCTCGACGAACATCGCCAGCGCACGCTCAGCGTGATCGTGCAGGGACGACCGCAGGGGCTGCGGGAAACGCTGGCCAGAGCAGCCGAAGAGGCGCTGCAGCGGCGCGCCCTCACCAGCGCCACCGATCTGCTGCCGCCGCATGTCAAGGAACGCGAGCAGCGGCGCCGTGCGCGTACCGCCGCGCAGTACGCCGCCAGCGTCGACGAACTGCGGCGCGCCGGCAGCGCGGCGATCGAGCCGTTGCAGGCCGCGGCCTTCCTGACCGGCTCCCGGCTGGCCAGGCGTTCCGACAGTGCCGGCCGCCCCCGGCCGTTGCCACTGGCGGGTGCCGCCGCGCTCGAGATCGACCGCGACGATCTGGCGCAACTGCCCCAGCAGCTGCCCGAGGCGCTCGCGGTGTTTGCCAACCGCCATATCCCGTTGCCGCCCCGGCTCAGGGCCAAGACCTTGCCACCCGAGGTGGAGCGGGTCGTCACCCACGCCTGGGGTTTGGAGGCCTGCGGCGCGCTGGCCTGCTGGGGTGCCTTCAACGCCCGCGGCCAAGGCACCAAGGTGGCGGTGCTCGACACCGGCGTCGAAGCCAGCCACCCCGACCTGCGCGGCAAGGTGGCGAAGTTCGCCGAGTTCGACAGCAAGAGCGGCCTGGTGCGCGAAGGCGTGGAGCACGCCTGGGACGCCGACGGCCACGGCACGCACGTCTGCGGCACCATCGCCGGTGGGCGCGCCAGCGGCCGCTGGATCGGCGTCGCACCCGAGACGCGTTTGCTGGTGGCCAAGGTGCTCGGCCGCTCGGGCGGCACCGACGAGCAGATTCTGAAGGGCATGGAATGGGCGGTCGCCAACGGCGCCGACGTGATCAACATGTCGCTCGGCGGCCTGTCCTTCGACCCGGGCGTGTTCGACACCTACACGGCGGCCATCGTCGCCGCGCGCGCGGCCGGTGTGCCGGTGGTCGCGGCGATCGGCAACGACGGCGCACAGACCAGCGGCTCGCCGGGCAACGACTACTTCGCGCTGGCGGTCGGCGCGATGGATGTGCGGCACCGCGTCGCGGCCTTCAGCGCGGGGCGCACCCAGGTGGTGGAAAGCTCGGACGCGATCGACCCGAAGTACCTGCCGCTGGTGTACGCCAAGCCCGATCTTGCGGCGCCGGGCGTGCAGGTCTATTCCTGCATCGGCAAGGCGAAGTGGGAGCACCTCAACGGCACGTCGATGGCGACGCCTCACGTCGCCGGCGCGATGGCGCTGCTGCTCAGCCGCACCACGGCGACCAAAAAGGCCGGCGCGGACCTCCACGCGCTGGCCGGCAGCGACCGCAGCGACACGCTGATGCAGTTGCTGATCGGCAGCGTGGTCGACCGCGGCGAGAACGGCCAGGACCACCGCTACGGCCATGGGCAGCTGGCGGTGCTGTCCGCCTACGGTCACGCGGTCGACCGCGGCTACCTGCCGCCGCCTTGA
- a CDS encoding DUF3182 family protein, whose protein sequence is MNSGQGLKPSRQASADGHAEARATVVFYRCNAYREPRAHECATHLALAEALAALLGCDFGGEFEASRHAGRRLYFVPSDTLPSLEFAERLGIHDEHDLFGGAVPFPFVAAKTITHALADAQATAPAGWSPAFARQAHDAVLAGYSAFSAEDARRAGERLLQDGTVRVKKASGIGGIGQAVVADGAQLASQIAALDPADLQQHGVVLERNLSQVVTYSVGQVRVGPLLATYYGTQRSTPNQSGEDVYGGSDLTVVRGDFDTLLQLSLPDPVQTAVAQARRYHAAALAAFPGLYASRSNYDIAQGRDDRGQWCSGVLEQSWRIGGASGAEIAALRAFQADPGLDVVRASTTERYGVDPVVPPDACVYFSGADAHVGPLTKYSQLEPYAHP, encoded by the coding sequence ATGAATTCGGGGCAGGGTCTGAAACCGTCGCGGCAGGCGTCCGCGGACGGCCATGCGGAGGCGCGCGCCACCGTCGTCTTCTATCGCTGCAATGCCTATCGTGAGCCACGCGCGCACGAATGCGCGACCCACCTCGCCCTCGCCGAAGCGCTCGCGGCGCTGTTGGGGTGCGACTTCGGGGGCGAATTCGAGGCATCGCGCCACGCCGGGCGCCGGCTGTACTTCGTGCCCAGCGACACGCTGCCCAGTCTCGAGTTCGCCGAGCGGCTCGGCATCCACGACGAGCACGACCTGTTCGGCGGTGCGGTGCCCTTCCCCTTCGTCGCCGCGAAGACCATCACCCATGCACTCGCCGACGCCCAAGCCACGGCCCCGGCGGGCTGGTCGCCGGCCTTCGCCCGCCAGGCGCACGATGCCGTGCTGGCGGGCTACTCGGCCTTCTCGGCGGAAGATGCGCGCCGCGCCGGCGAGCGCCTGCTGCAGGACGGCACGGTGCGGGTCAAGAAGGCGAGCGGGATCGGTGGCATCGGGCAGGCGGTGGTGGCCGATGGCGCGCAGCTGGCGTCGCAGATCGCCGCACTCGACCCGGCGGACCTGCAGCAGCATGGCGTGGTGCTGGAACGCAACCTCAGCCAGGTGGTCACCTACAGCGTCGGTCAGGTGCGCGTGGGCCCGCTCCTCGCGACCTACTACGGCACCCAGCGCTCGACCCCCAACCAGAGCGGCGAGGACGTCTATGGCGGCTCCGACCTGACCGTCGTGCGCGGCGACTTCGACACGCTGCTGCAGCTGAGCCTGCCCGACCCCGTGCAGACCGCAGTGGCACAGGCGCGTCGGTATCATGCTGCAGCACTGGCGGCGTTTCCGGGCCTGTATGCATCGCGCAGCAACTACGACATCGCGCAAGGGCGCGACGACCGCGGACAGTGGTGCTCGGGGGTGCTCGAACAATCCTGGCGCATCGGCGGCGCGAGTGGCGCCGAGATCGCCGCCTTGCGTGCGTTTCAGGCCGACCCCGGGCTCGACGTGGTGCGCGCCTCGACCACCGAGCGTTACGGCGTCGACCCGGTCGTGCCCCCGGACGCCTGCGTCTATTTCAGCGGCGCCGACGCGCATGTCGGACCGCTGACCAAGTACTCGCAGTTGGAGCCCTATGCCCACCCATGA
- a CDS encoding MFS transporter, whose amino-acid sequence MHASSADPRRIDGRKRWWALAVLCLGVLMIVLDTTIVNVALPSIGADLHFTETGLVWVVNAYLLTFSGCLLLGGRLGDLYGHRRVFLLGLSVFTLASLACGLADTQQMLVAARAAQGVGGAVVSAISLSLIMELFTEPAERAKAMGVYGFVCAGGGSIGVLLGGLLTGVLGWHWVFLVNLPIGALVFALCWALLPGNDMSRPAGRLDLAGALTVTGSLMLAVYAVVNGNQAGWASLTTLGMLGAAALLAVLFLGIEARVVTPLMPLGLFRLRNVATANAVGVLWAAAMFAWFFIAALYLQRVLGLRPLQVGLAFLPANLIMAACSLGGSARLVMRFGIRRPLVGGLLLAAAGLLLFARAPVSGEFVVHVLPGMLLLGLGAGIAFNPVLLAAMNDVDPSESGIASGVVNTSFMMGGALGLALLASLASARTEALTRAGAAAVVALNAGYQLAFAVGAACALAAAGLAALLLRVPAGGARSGESSLQATP is encoded by the coding sequence ATGCACGCCTCTTCCGCAGACCCCCGCCGAATCGACGGCCGCAAGCGCTGGTGGGCGCTCGCCGTGTTGTGTCTCGGCGTCTTGATGATCGTCCTCGACACGACCATCGTGAATGTCGCACTGCCGTCCATCGGCGCCGACTTGCACTTCACCGAGACCGGGCTGGTCTGGGTCGTGAACGCCTATCTGCTGACCTTCAGCGGTTGTTTGCTGCTTGGCGGACGGCTGGGCGACCTGTACGGCCACCGGCGCGTGTTCCTGCTCGGCCTGTCGGTGTTCACGCTGGCGTCGCTGGCCTGCGGGCTGGCCGATACGCAGCAGATGCTGGTGGCGGCGCGCGCCGCGCAAGGTGTGGGCGGCGCGGTCGTCTCGGCGATCTCGCTCTCGCTGATCATGGAGCTGTTCACCGAGCCGGCGGAGCGTGCCAAGGCCATGGGCGTCTACGGTTTCGTCTGTGCCGGCGGCGGCAGCATCGGTGTGCTGCTCGGCGGCCTGCTGACCGGGGTGCTGGGCTGGCACTGGGTGTTTCTGGTCAACCTGCCGATCGGTGCGCTGGTGTTTGCGCTGTGCTGGGCCTTGCTGCCGGGCAACGACATGTCGCGCCCGGCGGGCCGGCTCGACCTCGCGGGCGCCCTCACCGTCACCGGCTCGCTGATGCTGGCCGTCTATGCCGTCGTGAACGGCAACCAGGCGGGCTGGGCCTCGCTCACGACCCTCGGCATGCTGGGCGCGGCGGCGCTGCTGGCGGTGCTGTTCCTCGGCATCGAGGCACGCGTCGTCACGCCGCTGATGCCCTTGGGCCTGTTCCGCCTGCGCAATGTCGCGACCGCGAACGCGGTCGGGGTGCTGTGGGCCGCCGCGATGTTCGCGTGGTTCTTCATCGCGGCGCTGTACCTGCAGCGGGTGCTCGGCTTGCGCCCCCTGCAGGTGGGCCTCGCCTTCTTGCCGGCCAATCTGATCATGGCCGCCTGTTCGCTGGGTGGCTCAGCGCGGCTGGTGATGCGCTTCGGCATCCGTCGACCGTTGGTCGGCGGGCTGTTGCTGGCGGCCGCCGGGTTGTTGCTGTTCGCCCGCGCGCCGGTGTCGGGCGAGTTTGTCGTCCACGTGCTGCCCGGCATGTTGTTGCTCGGGCTCGGGGCCGGCATCGCCTTCAACCCGGTGTTGCTCGCGGCCATGAACGATGTGGACCCGAGCGAGTCGGGCATCGCGTCGGGTGTCGTCAACACGTCCTTCATGATGGGCGGTGCGCTCGGCCTGGCCTTGCTGGCCAGCCTGGCCTCGGCACGCACCGAGGCGTTGACGCGCGCCGGTGCTGCCGCGGTCGTGGCGCTGAATGCGGGGTACCAACTGGCGTTCGCGGTCGGCGCCGCCTGTGCGCTCGCAGCGGCCGGGCTCGCCGCGCTGCTGTTGCGTGTGCCGGCTGGTGGGGCCCGCAGCGGCGAAAGCTCGCTGCAGGCGACGCCGTGA